In Triticum urartu cultivar G1812 chromosome 6, Tu2.1, whole genome shotgun sequence, the following proteins share a genomic window:
- the LOC125513506 gene encoding F-box/kelch-repeat protein SKIP4-like: MNHHLESGDYQKLFCRKMESAELQTPLLHGLPDEIALLCLARVPRQYHNALRCVSRGWKALLCSEEWHSYRKRNNLDESWIYVICRGTGFKCYVLVPDPTTRCLKVIQVMEPPCSGREGVSIESLDRRLFLMGGCSWLKDATDEVYCYDAASNHWSKAAPMPTARCFFVTAALNDKIYVTGGLGLTDKSPNSWDIYDKATDSWFSHKNPMLTPDIVKFVALDDELVTIHKASWNRMYFAGIYDPVDQSWRGKENEIALCWSGPTVVVDGTLYMLDQSLGTKLMMWINETKEWVMVGRLSDKLTRPPCELVAIGRKIYVIGKGLSTVTIDMDMAARVDGFLVSSSTGPLMEHDFSPEKCSVITI; this comes from the exons ATGAACCATCACCTTGAAAGTGGTGATTACCAGAAGCTATTCTGTAGGAAGATGGAATCTGCTGAGCTCCAGACTCCACTTCTACATGGTCTTCCGGACGAGATCGCTCTTCTTTGCCTGGCAAGGGTTCCTCGCCAGTATCACAATGCTCTTAGATGTGTCTCGAGGGGATGGAAGGCATTGTTATGTAGTGAAGAGTGGCACTCTTACCGCAAGAGGAACAACTTGGATGAGTCCTGGATATATGTGATCTGTAGGGGTACAGGCTTCAAATGCTATGTTCTTGTTCCTGACCCTACGACCCGGTGCTTGAAAGTCATCCAAGTCATGGAACCTCCATGCTCAGGGCGGGAAGGCGTTTCCATAGAGTCCTTGGACAGGAGGTTATTTCTCATGGGTGGTTGTAGTTGGCTAAAGGATGCTACTGATGAAGTGTATTGTTATGATGCTGCTTCAAATCACTGGAGCAAAGCTGCACCAATGCCTACTGCTAG GTGCTTCTTTGTAACGGCAGCTCTGAATGACAAGATTTATGTTACTGGAGGACTCGGACTGACAGACAAGTCACCTAATTCTTGGGACATCTACGACAAAGCCACGGACTCTTGGTTCTCGCACAAGAACCCGATGCTCACTCCTGACATTGTCAAATTTGTGGCACTCGATGATGAGCTGGTGACCATTCACAAGGCGTCCTGGAACAGGATGTACTTCGCGGGTATATACGACCCGGTCGACCAGTCCTGGAGGGGCAAGGAAAATGAGATTGCCCTGTGCTGGTCTGGCCCGACGGTCGTCGTTGATGGGACGCTCTACATGCTCGACCAGTCCCTCGGCACCAAGCTGATGATGTGGATTAACGAGACCAAGGAGTGGGTGATGGTCGGCAGGCTGTCGGACAAGCTTACACGCCCACCCTGCGAGCTTGTGGCCATCGGCAGGAAGATCTATGTGATTGGCAAGGGGCTGAGCACGGTGACCATCGACATGGACATGGCAGCCAGGGTGGACGGGTTCCTGGTCTCCTCGTCAACCGGGCCGCTGATGGAGCATGACTTCTCGCCGGAGAAGTGCAGTGTCATCACCATCTGA